The Anopheles moucheti chromosome 3, idAnoMoucSN_F20_07, whole genome shotgun sequence genome contains the following window.
TGTCTGGCGCAAGgaaaacgaataaaatcatttaataACTATCTATTTGATACATTGGTTGAGTTTAGAGGAATACGAAAGAAGACGTTTCATGTGGGTGTGCTCATGATCTTTACCATTAGCAGATGATGGGGGAGAAGTTCTAAATTTTGGGCACTTCTAGAATGCGGGTCGAGGTTCAGAATAAGGATTGAAATAGTAATCGATGCTTTTGAGTGAATATTGTCATAATTTACTTCACCTGTAACCTTTTTCCATCAATTCATTGCATTTAATAGATACAAACATACTGCGAAATTAATCCTGACCACcctcagcggcggatcaaacggtaagTGGAGTAGGCGGTCATTTAACAACAGAgtaaatttatagcaaaacattTTACGAAGAACGtaaaaaattgaacaaaaatatcctccaattttgctcgaaaaccgccgaaaggtatgcaatgttgaaacactaactttccatacaaaccagctgttttcatatttatgtgagagcgatcgccagcgcaagtgagatggatgaaatgggaagtctccctcatctcgcgctcaaaatttccgtcggctggatcgaaatttctatacaaagccagctgttttcagatctcctacaccaagagagcatgtattagcgagaggtaacatgtatgccCCCATATTTTGTCAagtgggccatcactacgcataccatcaaagtcatgagcaccatcggttgtgtaagtgagatgaagtgagatgagatgttgatggtatgcgtagtgatggcctaGGCCATCTTGATTTCTACGCCATTGTGTAAATTTTCGCACCGACAatggttgtttttcggcaaaaacGGGTTGCTCTGCGTACCAATAACTGCAAtaagttatttttgtttcttcccgCGCTTGTACGCTACGCACGATAAGCGATCCTTGTAGCCAACGAAAAGGCGTATCGTTCACCGTGGATCAAAGCTGGAAAAAGAAGGAGGATTACACGAAGCTGAAACGTCCTTCCGGGCAACTCGGGTCTGTGGTATTGTGCCCACGTCCGCGGCGATCAGGGACAGCGGTGGTATCCTTGCTGCATTACGTAAGAAACGATCTGCTGCAGCGAACCAACTGTCGAGACTTTAAGGTGATAACATCCCGCAAGCCGTATGTGAAAGTTCTGTCCCACAATCAATCACCAACAGGCCGGCGTTTTTGCGTAGATACAAAACGCAACCCGGGTAAAAATGAACCGATAGAATCGCACGATCTGCGGCGGGTGATGAAGACAATCTTGTGCAATCATTCGGTGATTGGTGTCCCGATAACGTTTCTGGCTACTATGGAACAATCGGTGGTTCGGTGCCGGTCGTGGGTGTGATCTTGCGCGATCTGGTCGTGTGTGTCTTCTTTGCCGAGATTGGATTTTACTACGTGCATCGATTCTTGCACCTCAAGCCACTGTACAAACTGGTGCATAAAAAGCACCACGAATGGACGGCACCGTTTGCTTGGACAGCTATGTACTGCCATCCGATCGGGCACATCATCAGCAAACATGATCCCGCCAATGATCGGCATACAGCTCATGAAGGCGCACATCTTCACCACTGCCATCTGGTTTCCGTTGGTAATCCTTAACACGATTCGGGATCATTGTGGCTACCATTTGCCGTTCTTTCCCAGCTCCGAGTCCCAcgattatcatcacgcgaagtaTGAATCATCAAGCCAAACTGCTGTATGAGGGATATTCTTGCACAGCTttatatgaatgtttgttgtatgtcTACAGATTTACTGGGTGCTTCGGAACGTTCGGGTATCTCGATTGGTTGCACGGGACGGACACAACGTTCCGGAAGTCAAAGCAGCACCAGCGTCATCGTACACTTTGGGGCATTAAATCGGCCCGAGAATTTTAGCCGGATAGTTAATCCGAAGCCACCTGTTTGCTATCCAAAGCTTACGAGTGAGGGTGGTAAGGAATACCTCGTACTAAATCATCCATCGTTGTTTCGTCTTCCTAGCTGTTCTATTTAATTACAAACTCATGTATTCAATAAAACCGTTTGTGGGCTCTTCAACCAATACGAAGAATGCTAGGAAGCATAGAAACAATTCGGCATTTTACTTGGACCTTTTCTCTACTCATTTGCTAAACATTTATAATAAActcatttccgattttttggtgtatacattgtaattttcaacaagcgGTAAgtatttgattttgatttattttaaactttaccacgTAAGTTTTcaaccagcatacccgggtattccaaaCGTTTTGTACGGAGCATGACGTTcctcttctgcttcttttcttGTTGTACATATTTTTGAGTCAAATTCCatggatttaaaatttaaaaaggaatcgttagttttatcataacacaaaaaacataatgaatgaatcgaataaattttagatatgcaaaatatacaaaccagctgttttgatatttctgtgagagcgatcgccagcgcaagtgagatggatgaaatgagaagtctccctcatctcgcgctcaaaatttccgtcggctggatcgaaatttctatacaaaactagctgttttcagatttcctacaccaagagagcatgtattagctagaggtaacatttattcccctccagtgtgcatattttgtcacttgggccatcactacccataccatcaaactcatctcacttcatctcacttacacaacCGATGGTGCTCATGACTTTGgtggtatgcgtagtgatggcccactTGACAAAATATGGGggcatacatgttacctctagctaatacatgctctcttggtgtaggagatctgaaaacagctggttttgtatagaAATTTCGATTCAGCCGCCGGCGATTTTGAGCGCGAGATGAGGGAGActtctcatttcatccatctcacttgcgctggcgatcgctctcacgggtttgacagtatgcaatgcaacagtgatgggcaaatttattccacgctgcagtatcggaaatctgaaaacaattgtgtgcgcggcaacggtataatgGTTTTCACTGTCCTTCCCCCAATCCAGTCCTTAAAACCTCACGTATTTAGATCAACAGAAAAGCTAAATGCCAATGGAATACaattttttcaacttattcatTTTATTGGCCTAAATATTGTGATGATCATATCACTAGTGGGCGCCGTCGTATGTGTCTCTCGTTGTGTTAAAATATTGTCGAAAATCAGCCTTAAATGAATTGCTACTGTAAAGCTTCCAAATCCCTTCGATATTCTACCTACATAATATTATTTGTATTACCCCAAAAACAGCATGTGCTCAATTCTTACTCAACTCATTGCACCTAGTCACTAGAAAGTGGTAACGTTTAGTATTATTTCAAAACTCGTGCTTCGATGAGTGTTCTTAAATTAGTCCAAATAAGGCAAGATAACACTATCAATCACATCGTTCTTACGATGCCACTGATAGTGATGCACGTTTTCTCGCACTATTATGTGCAACCGGCCACTTTCTTCGAGAGTTTTAAGTCCTATTAAATCCTCAGTATAAATTTCACTGTCATGCAACGGTACCACGTCGTACGATTGATTGTAAAAGCTAAAATGACTAGATTCCCACGGCGTAATAACGCCATCGTCCGGTCCGCCGATCAACACCAACCGGTCCAGCCGCATGAGCGTGTCACGGAATTGAGTAGAATTGACGGAGAAAATGCGGTTGTTAACGTATGGCAAGAAGATGCTAAACTCCTCGAACAGCGCCTGGTGGTGTGGATCGTTCCAGTAGTTGGCCACAGACGTGTGTTGTCCGACGTAGGTGTAAAATAGTTGGTATGCCGTTTTAGCAACCAGCGCGGGGAATATTAAATGCAAAAAGTCGTCTAAAACAGAAAGATTCCGATTAGGGACGTTGAAAATCGATCCAATCGTGGAGAATTACCTCCAAATTGGCCAGCCTGTGGGGAGCTTAGTGAGATGAACGTTTTAACACAATGGTCCGGATATGTTTGAAGAACCGCCCGCCCGAGAAGTCCACCCTGAGAATAGCCGATCATGTTGATGCCCTCTTCGGGATGTAGATCACAGATAGCTTTTAGATTGGTTTGTGCTTCCAACACCTGATGCCAGGCATTTTCCAAGCTAGACCATCCACCGAACCGTTGAAAGTTGTACACAACCGTATCGGGATGAATCTACGAGCGAAGTAATTAAATCAGTATCAGTCCTCGCTGTTTAGTTACGCACCGGACTATACATACCTCCTGAATCCGCTCCACCAAGTGATTCATACTATCTGCGCCGGTGAGAATGCCATGATAGATGAAAACTGGTCGATAAGCCATTATTAGGCTTGTTTTTAATATCAATACAATTACACCCAGTGTTGCGAACATTGTTCGTGATAACAGAACACTTCCCTGTCGATAGTACTATCTTATGAGTTAATTGCGAAGGCACGGGTTCGATGTTTTACTCCGTTGTTTATCAGTTTCCTGCAAGTTGAAACATTTAATTAGTTCAATTGTTTTGAAAGGAACCCACAAATCACTCACTGCAAGATGATTTAGAAAATCACAAATTAGGATTTTCTATAAGGGATGGGTTTCGAAGTTTGTGTAAATACGTGTATAAATAATGTATGCAGCTCGCTGTACTACAAATTTATTCCTACTTTATCCAATTATTCGGACACAATTGCATTAATTTGCCTCCATTTCGTTTGATTTCCTGCGTCACATAGAGTAAgcctttgttttggtttgctttgcCAGTGTGTGAGTTTCACATTATGCGTCCGTATACGGTACAGTGTTCAAGCGTTCAAATGGGATGATTATTCGAAAAAGGCAATATGTTATTATGTCTGATGATATTGATATGATGATATTGAAGATGATATTGGAAATATCGTAATTTAATTTGGCATATATTCAAACAATTCACTTTATAAAATGTGATATTTC
Protein-coding sequences here:
- the LOC128304301 gene encoding fatty acid hydroxylase domain-containing protein 2-like gives rise to the protein MIPPMIGIQLMKAHIFTTAIWFPLVILNTIRDHCGYHLPFFPSSESHDYHHAKFTGCFGTFGYLDWLHGTDTTFRKSKQHQRHRTLWGIKSAREF
- the LOC128303580 gene encoding lysosomal thioesterase PPT2 homolog, which produces MFATLGVIVLILKTSLIMAYRPVFIYHGILTGADSMNHLVERIQEIHPDTVVYNFQRFGGWSSLENAWHQVLEAQTNLKAICDLHPEEGINMIGYSQGGLLGRAVLQTYPDHCVKTFISLSSPQAGQFGDDFLHLIFPALVAKTAYQLFYTYVGQHTSVANYWNDPHHQALFEEFSIFLPYVNNRIFSVNSTQFRDTLMRLDRLVLIGGPDDGVITPWESSHFSFYNQSYDVVPLHDSEIYTEDLIGLKTLEESGRLHIIVRENVHHYQWHRKNDVIDSVILPYLD